Proteins co-encoded in one Chitinophagales bacterium genomic window:
- the accC gene encoding acetyl-CoA carboxylase biotin carboxylase subunit, with protein sequence MQKILVANRGEIALRIMRSLKEMGIQTVAIFSEADRNSPHVRFADEAVCVGPPPSNQSYLKVEKIIEVCQELGVEGIHPGYGFLSENADFARKVTAAGITFIGPPTGAIETMGSKLAAKAAVSQYDIPMVPGTEGAIEDEKEAMEVALQIGFPILIKASAGGGGKGMRIVENEEELAEQMQRAISEAKAAFGDGSVFIEKYVGSPRHIEIQVLADTHGNVLYLFERECSIQRRHQKVVEEAPSAVLTPELRIKMGESAVDVARACDYVGAGTVEFLLDENLNYYFLEMNTRLQVEHPVTEFITGIDLVKEQVKVARGERLSFTQDNLQINGHAIELRVYAEDPTNNFLPDIGTLEKYRPPVGEGIRVDDGFEEGMTIPIYYDPMISKLIVHAPNRAAALKKMIEAIDNYQIEGIANTLAFGKFVMQHPAFISGNFDTHFVKNYFSPDALQNHSEAEAKIAAFIAMQVFEESKRQHTIDDFLHSSNGDSKWKVRRRV encoded by the coding sequence ATGCAAAAAATACTCGTTGCCAATCGTGGAGAAATTGCCCTACGCATCATGCGCTCCCTCAAAGAAATGGGCATCCAAACAGTTGCCATTTTTTCGGAAGCCGACCGCAATTCACCTCATGTACGTTTTGCAGATGAAGCAGTTTGTGTGGGACCACCGCCTTCGAATCAGTCCTATTTGAAGGTCGAAAAAATCATTGAAGTCTGTCAGGAATTGGGCGTTGAAGGCATACATCCTGGCTATGGTTTTTTGTCCGAAAATGCAGATTTTGCCCGAAAAGTCACAGCAGCAGGTATCACTTTTATTGGCCCTCCAACGGGTGCGATAGAAACGATGGGTAGTAAATTGGCGGCAAAAGCAGCTGTTTCTCAATACGATATCCCGATGGTTCCAGGTACAGAAGGCGCAATAGAAGATGAAAAAGAAGCGATGGAAGTTGCGCTTCAAATCGGTTTCCCTATTCTTATCAAAGCCTCGGCTGGTGGCGGTGGAAAAGGGATGCGAATCGTAGAGAATGAAGAAGAATTGGCAGAACAAATGCAACGAGCAATCAGTGAGGCCAAAGCTGCTTTTGGAGATGGTTCGGTTTTTATCGAAAAATATGTGGGTTCACCTCGACACATCGAAATTCAGGTCTTGGCAGATACACACGGCAATGTATTGTACCTTTTTGAGCGAGAATGTTCTATTCAGCGTCGTCACCAGAAAGTGGTGGAAGAGGCTCCTTCTGCCGTTTTGACTCCCGAACTTCGAATCAAAATGGGGGAAAGTGCGGTGGATGTGGCACGAGCATGTGACTATGTTGGTGCGGGAACGGTGGAGTTTTTACTGGATGAAAATTTGAATTATTACTTCCTCGAAATGAATACCCGTCTGCAAGTCGAACATCCTGTTACAGAATTTATTACAGGAATTGACTTGGTAAAAGAACAGGTCAAAGTTGCGAGAGGTGAACGACTGAGTTTTACACAAGACAATCTACAAATCAATGGTCACGCCATCGAATTGCGGGTATATGCCGAAGACCCAACCAACAATTTTCTGCCCGATATTGGCACTTTGGAAAAGTACAGACCTCCTGTTGGAGAAGGAATACGAGTCGATGATGGTTTTGAAGAAGGAATGACAATCCCGATTTACTACGATCCGATGATTTCAAAGTTGATTGTTCATGCACCCAACCGAGCTGCAGCTTTGAAGAAAATGATTGAAGCGATTGACAACTATCAAATTGAAGGAATTGCCAATACACTGGCTTTCGGCAAATTTGTGATGCAGCATCCTGCTTTTATTTCAGGTAATTTTGACACACATTTTGTAAAAAACTATTTCTCACCTGATGCACTGCAAAATCACAGCGAAGCGGAAGCCAAAATTGCTGCATTTATCGCTATGCAGGTTTTTGAAGAGTCCAAACGCCAACATACGATTGACGACTTTTTGCACAGCAGCAATGGGGATAGTAAATGGAAGGTGAGGCGGAGAGTGTGA
- a CDS encoding LON peptidase substrate-binding domain-containing protein yields MDTNFLPLFPLNLVVFPEEKLKLHVFEPRYKQLIYECDKQQTTFGIPVYIDGKVKEFGTEMRLISIEKVYQNGELDVVTKGIRPFRLKNFQRITEGKLYPSAEVMYQKNIEDDDLAARIMIIEQLTLLYEALKVKEFVKADFYSFEVAHNIGFSLEQEYELLQLKKESERLQNILTHLKDIVPVVIRTEEIKAKVQMNGYFKNFNKLDL; encoded by the coding sequence ATGGATACCAATTTCTTACCCCTTTTTCCACTCAATTTAGTGGTTTTTCCTGAAGAAAAACTGAAACTGCATGTTTTTGAGCCACGTTACAAACAATTGATTTATGAATGTGACAAGCAGCAAACAACTTTTGGAATTCCAGTGTATATTGATGGTAAAGTAAAAGAATTCGGTACGGAAATGCGTTTGATTTCTATTGAAAAAGTGTATCAAAACGGTGAATTGGATGTGGTGACAAAAGGTATTCGTCCTTTTCGTTTGAAAAACTTCCAGAGAATAACTGAGGGAAAATTGTATCCTTCTGCTGAGGTGATGTATCAAAAGAATATAGAGGATGATGATTTAGCGGCGAGAATCATGATAATCGAGCAATTGACGTTGCTATATGAAGCATTGAAGGTCAAAGAGTTTGTCAAAGCAGACTTCTATTCTTTTGAAGTGGCACACAATATTGGTTTTTCGCTTGAGCAAGAATATGAATTATTGCAGTTAAAAAAAGAGAGTGAAAGGCTGCAAAATATATTGACTCATTTGAAGGATATTGTTCCTGTGGTCATTCGCACGGAGGAAATCAAAGCAAAAGTACAGATGAATGGATATTTTAAGAATTTTAACAAACTTGATTTATAA
- a CDS encoding DUF1963 domain-containing protein has translation MIRLLQEFINRIAQKDGKQVSEVDPKEILADLQPQIDALAKTYIHIRTSKTEPLTFINSKFGGFPYFPANQNFPTSKEGKPLRLLAQLNFAEMPNLSPYPTEGLLQFYVTGEDNLHGLNLRQPSKQEDWRVLFFDTLDFEARNDFDELYESDWKYSPLMVSPLSLEFELKQDYPSYPSLEYHQLIQPLFQKVVKGDFADLLEDLYLDKEFGIGHKVGGFPYFTQNEVRENQPEFSDYQLLFQLDSDADKIMWGDVGVANFFIRKEDLVKRDFDRVLYNWDCH, from the coding sequence ATGATTCGTTTACTTCAAGAATTTATCAATCGAATAGCCCAAAAAGATGGGAAACAAGTTTCGGAAGTTGATCCTAAAGAAATTTTAGCAGATTTACAGCCACAAATAGATGCTCTTGCTAAAACTTACATTCACATCCGCACTTCAAAAACAGAACCGCTTACATTCATAAACAGCAAGTTTGGTGGATTCCCTTATTTTCCTGCAAATCAAAATTTTCCTACAAGCAAAGAAGGTAAACCCCTCCGGTTGTTGGCACAGTTGAATTTTGCAGAGATGCCTAATTTGTCGCCATATCCCACAGAAGGGTTACTACAATTCTATGTGACTGGCGAAGACAATCTTCATGGTTTAAACTTGCGACAGCCGAGCAAACAAGAAGATTGGAGGGTATTGTTTTTTGATACATTGGATTTTGAAGCCCGCAATGACTTCGATGAATTGTATGAAAGTGATTGGAAATATTCTCCCTTGATGGTGTCACCTTTGAGTTTGGAATTTGAATTGAAGCAAGATTATCCCAGCTACCCTTCTTTAGAATACCATCAATTGATCCAACCTTTGTTTCAGAAAGTGGTGAAAGGTGATTTTGCAGATTTATTGGAGGATTTGTATTTGGACAAAGAGTTCGGGATAGGGCATAAAGTGGGTGGTTTTCCTTATTTTACTCAAAATGAAGTTCGGGAAAATCAGCCAGAATTTTCAGACTATCAATTGTTGTTTCAGCTAGATTCTGATGCAGACAAGATTATGTGGGGAGATGTGGGTGTGGCTAATTTTTTTATTCGAAAGGAGGATTTGGTGAAACGGGATTTTGATAGGGTGTTGTATAATTGGGATTGTCATTGA
- a CDS encoding alkaline phosphatase D family protein, protein MKKILRASVPLCSMLTSTAPTLSKCLIGKVVNSCQSFRSYLSTSLSLRSIIMLLLICLTSMANTPDQPNGIQQLQRSFASQNTDLLDVDLAPFYHGVASGDPLHDRVIIWTRVTPTENMEAIAVKWWMASDVDLQNVVQSGEITTDVSKDFTVKIDVTGLQSGTTYYYVFEALGKKSLIGKTKTTPIGASSEHLKFAVVSCNMYQSGYFTAYRKIAERNDLDAVIHLGDYIYEYGNSGVWALSAERPHEPTNEVITLADYRTRYSLYHLDADLRAAHQQHPFITVWDDHEVANNGNKDGAENHTPETEGDWNVRKNAARKAYYEWMPIREAEKFYRTISYGNLMDLVMIDTRYEGREEQIYDINSPDLQDENRTMLGQEQLQWFENQLNNSIAKWKVVGNQVIFSQMNLSWLEAVGTGFDVDSIQSLVLDVWDGYPAERDKIIRFLDEQNIDNTVILTGDFHTSLAVDVSMKPVGENATYNPETGEGSIAVEFATPSISSPNFDEYFGAAVAAALESCLNTSLCVPNPNPHLKFLDVDRHGYFILDVQPEEVQADWYLMESIVVPDANEIFAGGWFSTDGGNHISPRTSPSPAKAIQDIPAPPDPPMVTNIEDNADLNSDLVILSLYPNPASDFCLVNYVLSSPQNLQIQLVDVQGKVVLEVLKKKQNAGNYTLSLELKDLSVGVYYLWMGVGERKVVREVIKD, encoded by the coding sequence ATGAAAAAAATCCTCCGTGCCTCCGTGCCTCTGTGTTCAATGCTCACTTCAACTGCTCCGACTTTATCGAAATGTCTCATTGGCAAAGTTGTTAACTCTTGCCAAAGTTTTCGCTCTTATCTCTCCACCTCTCTGTCTCTCCGTTCAATTATAATGTTACTCCTGATTTGCCTCACTTCAATGGCAAATACTCCCGATCAACCCAATGGCATCCAACAACTTCAACGCAGTTTCGCCTCACAAAATACCGACTTATTAGACGTTGATTTAGCCCCATTTTACCACGGCGTAGCATCAGGCGACCCCTTACACGACCGAGTCATTATTTGGACACGAGTGACCCCAACAGAAAACATGGAAGCCATTGCAGTAAAATGGTGGATGGCAAGCGATGTAGATTTGCAGAATGTGGTGCAATCTGGTGAAATTACCACCGATGTCTCCAAAGATTTTACCGTCAAAATAGATGTAACAGGTTTGCAGTCAGGCACAACCTACTATTACGTTTTTGAAGCACTGGGCAAAAAATCACTGATTGGCAAAACCAAAACAACGCCCATTGGAGCAAGTTCCGAGCATCTAAAATTTGCAGTCGTTTCCTGTAATATGTACCAAAGTGGTTATTTCACCGCTTATAGAAAAATTGCGGAACGCAACGACTTGGATGCGGTCATTCACTTGGGCGATTACATTTATGAATACGGCAATAGTGGTGTTTGGGCTTTAAGCGCAGAACGCCCACATGAACCTACAAACGAGGTGATTACCCTTGCAGATTACCGCACCCGATATTCGCTTTATCATTTGGATGCCGACCTAAGAGCGGCGCATCAACAGCATCCTTTTATTACTGTTTGGGACGATCACGAAGTCGCCAACAATGGCAACAAAGACGGTGCAGAAAACCACACACCCGAAACCGAAGGTGACTGGAATGTTCGCAAAAACGCTGCTCGAAAAGCCTACTACGAATGGATGCCGATTCGAGAAGCCGAAAAGTTTTACCGCACCATTTCCTACGGCAATTTGATGGATTTAGTGATGATAGACACCCGTTATGAAGGGCGAGAAGAACAAATTTACGATATCAACAGCCCCGATTTGCAAGATGAAAACCGCACGATGTTGGGACAAGAACAATTGCAGTGGTTTGAAAATCAATTGAATAATTCCATTGCAAAGTGGAAAGTCGTTGGCAATCAGGTGATTTTTTCGCAGATGAATTTGAGTTGGTTGGAGGCAGTCGGTACAGGCTTCGATGTGGATTCGATTCAGAGTTTGGTCTTGGATGTTTGGGACGGTTATCCTGCCGAGCGTGACAAAATTATTCGATTTTTGGACGAACAAAATATTGATAATACGGTGATTCTGACTGGTGATTTTCATACAAGTTTGGCGGTAGATGTGAGCATGAAACCCGTTGGAGAGAATGCCACCTACAACCCCGAAACGGGTGAAGGTTCAATTGCCGTTGAATTTGCGACACCGAGCATCAGTTCCCCCAATTTTGACGAATATTTTGGAGCAGCCGTTGCTGCTGCTTTGGAGTCTTGCCTCAATACAAGTCTATGTGTACCGAACCCCAATCCGCACCTCAAATTTTTGGATGTGGACAGACATGGTTATTTCATTTTGGATGTTCAACCCGAGGAAGTACAGGCAGATTGGTATTTGATGGAAAGCATTGTCGTTCCTGATGCCAATGAAATTTTTGCAGGTGGTTGGTTTTCAACTGATGGCGGCAATCACATTAGCCCTCGTACAAGTCCAAGCCCTGCAAAAGCGATTCAAGATATTCCCGCACCGCCTGATCCTCCAATGGTTACGAACATTGAAGACAATGCTGACCTCAACAGTGATTTGGTGATTTTGAGTTTATACCCCAATCCTGCAAGTGATTTTTGTTTGGTCAATTATGTGCTTTCTTCTCCGCAAAATTTGCAAATTCAATTGGTGGATGTGCAAGGTAAAGTGGTTTTGGAGGTTTTGAAGAAAAAACAAAATGCAGGAAATTATACTTTGAGTTTGGAATTGAAGGATTTGAGTGTGGGGGTTTATTATTTGTGGATGGGGGTTGGAGAGCGGAAAGTGGTTAGGGAGGTAATCAAGGACTAA
- a CDS encoding AAA family ATPase, with product MAKIPSNQIEKLIADHFNKDELQVNRFYTVGKVPPLTILRMSQQFPGLNLAREEIFLFYDNNLGSTNGGFILTDSNIHFNKGYLAIDKIEQLFDESGKLKLPLLDLKEDMKDKLQNLFLAIAAYDEEKDLNIVRFGKSEKVKEQTEESGGAAPKDKISPEQAIEQDIVDEAYLQMLRHEGEVYLDLCKRLDKDKIFKETIRKMSNDSDIIVNDPDTKELFIQDIIRIYNMCTAVETVNSRRVQFALVYMYERLLGKGDMGDAIKLSRINDMLQNPNFGEKIKLLQDFKIFNVKGQFPNEMLLPVILSKLGHELFEEVSSHLYRFASIIVKADGKVTKEEEKILEKIVKLSQEPKKAIANVTQVEVDENESMEDVFAELNELIGLKNIKEEIKTLINFLKIQKLREEKGLATSSRGLHMVFMGPPGTGKTTIARLISRIFKHLGILERGHLVETDRAGLVAGYIGQTALKVDEVVKAALDGVLFIDEAYALARGGGDKRDFGSEAVEALLKRMEDYRKRLVVIVAGYPDEMEDFIKSNPGFQSRFNRYYIFEHYKPQELLDIFKIFASKADFTLSEDGEEKLMFIFEELYEKRNSSFGNARVARNLFGECVERQANRLVKIAPLTKEILMTLTEEDIPPVKETVERILVFDPQKKSKSVTQSDQSPQANEETMKQLGHLMNMADKDTEYYEGEPIDDGSADETEEEK from the coding sequence ATGGCAAAAATACCTTCGAATCAAATCGAAAAACTGATAGCAGACCACTTCAATAAAGACGAATTGCAGGTCAATCGTTTTTACACAGTTGGCAAAGTACCTCCATTGACCATCCTACGGATGTCACAGCAATTCCCAGGATTGAACTTGGCAAGAGAAGAAATATTCTTGTTTTATGACAACAACTTGGGTTCAACTAATGGCGGTTTTATTTTGACAGATAGCAATATACACTTCAATAAAGGGTATTTGGCAATTGATAAAATCGAACAATTGTTTGACGAATCAGGCAAATTGAAGCTGCCATTGCTCGATTTGAAAGAAGACATGAAAGATAAACTGCAAAACCTATTTTTGGCAATTGCAGCGTATGACGAAGAAAAGGATCTAAACATTGTTCGTTTTGGCAAAAGTGAAAAGGTAAAAGAGCAAACGGAAGAAAGCGGTGGAGCTGCTCCAAAAGACAAAATTTCACCCGAACAAGCTATTGAACAAGACATTGTAGATGAGGCTTATCTGCAAATGTTGCGACACGAAGGAGAAGTTTACCTCGACCTTTGCAAGAGATTGGACAAAGACAAAATCTTCAAAGAAACCATTCGCAAAATGTCGAATGATTCGGATATCATTGTCAATGACCCTGATACAAAAGAATTGTTTATACAAGACATTATCCGAATCTACAATATGTGTACGGCAGTAGAAACCGTCAATTCTCGTCGGGTGCAGTTTGCTTTGGTGTATATGTATGAGCGACTGTTGGGCAAAGGCGATATGGGCGATGCCATCAAATTGAGCCGCATCAACGATATGCTGCAAAATCCCAATTTTGGCGAAAAAATAAAACTGCTCCAAGACTTCAAAATCTTCAATGTCAAAGGGCAATTTCCAAACGAAATGCTGCTGCCTGTGATTCTCTCCAAATTGGGGCATGAGCTATTTGAAGAAGTATCAAGTCATTTGTACCGTTTTGCTTCAATCATCGTGAAAGCCGATGGAAAAGTGACCAAAGAGGAGGAAAAAATATTGGAGAAGATTGTAAAATTATCACAAGAACCCAAAAAAGCGATTGCCAATGTGACACAAGTAGAAGTGGACGAAAATGAATCTATGGAGGATGTTTTTGCTGAACTGAACGAGTTGATTGGTTTGAAAAACATCAAAGAAGAAATCAAAACGCTGATTAACTTCCTCAAAATCCAAAAATTGCGGGAAGAAAAAGGTTTGGCTACTTCGAGCAGAGGTTTGCACATGGTTTTTATGGGACCTCCAGGTACAGGAAAAACTACGATTGCTCGTTTGATTTCTCGCATTTTCAAGCACTTAGGTATTTTAGAGCGAGGTCACTTGGTCGAAACCGATAGAGCTGGACTTGTAGCAGGTTATATCGGACAAACGGCTTTGAAGGTCGATGAAGTGGTGAAAGCGGCACTTGATGGCGTATTGTTTATTGACGAAGCCTATGCTTTGGCGAGAGGAGGAGGTGACAAACGAGACTTTGGCTCAGAAGCAGTTGAAGCCCTATTGAAGCGCATGGAAGATTACCGCAAACGCTTGGTTGTCATTGTGGCGGGTTATCCCGATGAAATGGAAGATTTTATCAAGTCCAATCCAGGTTTTCAATCTCGTTTCAATAGATACTATATTTTTGAGCATTACAAACCACAAGAACTGCTGGACATTTTCAAGATTTTTGCTTCAAAAGCGGACTTTACCCTCTCTGAAGATGGCGAAGAAAAGCTGATGTTTATTTTTGAAGAACTCTACGAAAAACGCAATTCTTCGTTTGGTAACGCCCGTGTTGCCCGCAATTTATTTGGCGAATGTGTAGAACGTCAAGCAAATAGGTTGGTTAAAATTGCCCCTTTGACCAAAGAGATATTGATGACCCTTACCGAAGAGGACATTCCACCTGTTAAAGAAACCGTAGAACGCATCTTGGTATTCGACCCACAAAAAAAAAGTAAATCCGTGACTCAATCTGACCAATCCCCACAAGCCAATGAGGAAACCATGAAGCAGTTGGGGCATTTGATGAACATGGCGGACAAGGATACGGAATACTATGAAGGTGAGCCTATTGATGATGGTTCGGCGGACGAAACGGAGGAAGAAAAGTAA
- a CDS encoding heme exporter protein CcmB — protein MNLLNQVFHLIQKDLLLEWRQKYAFNGILLYVISTVVVVYLAFMEIEGVAWITLFWIIMLFASVNAVAKSFLQESQNRQLYYYTLASPEAIILSKMVYNVLLLLFLATLALGVYSVLLGYPIENTSLFLTTVILGAVGFALCFTLISAISSKASNNATLMPVLSFPVVIPVLSLLITLSKAAVLGIEGDGNAEKDILVLLAIDGIMLVLSFILFPYLWRD, from the coding sequence ATGAATCTGTTAAACCAAGTTTTTCACCTTATCCAAAAAGACCTCTTGCTTGAATGGCGACAAAAGTATGCCTTCAATGGGATTTTGCTGTACGTCATATCTACGGTAGTTGTTGTTTATTTGGCGTTTATGGAGATTGAAGGAGTAGCTTGGATTACTTTGTTTTGGATCATCATGCTTTTTGCCTCGGTCAATGCGGTTGCCAAAAGTTTTTTGCAGGAAAGCCAGAATCGTCAATTGTATTACTATACACTTGCTTCTCCCGAAGCCATTATTTTGTCCAAGATGGTTTACAATGTATTGTTACTCTTATTTTTGGCGACTTTGGCTTTGGGCGTTTACTCCGTATTATTGGGATATCCTATCGAAAACACCTCTCTTTTTTTGACCACTGTGATATTGGGCGCAGTAGGTTTTGCGCTGTGTTTCACCTTGATTTCAGCCATTTCCTCCAAAGCTAGCAACAATGCGACTCTGATGCCCGTGCTGAGTTTTCCTGTGGTCATTCCCGTTTTGTCTTTGTTGATAACCCTCTCCAAAGCAGCCGTTTTAGGCATTGAAGGGGATGGAAATGCAGAGAAAGATATCCTCGTTCTGTTGGCGATTGACGGGATTATGTTGGTCTTGTCGTTTATTTTGTTTCCTTATTTATGGAGGGATTGA
- a CDS encoding caspase family protein → MSNNTYSVFYIYSDEDNTWRNELEKQLALLVNEKFIDTWGKNRIHAGREWKKEIERELQKADIVLCLISASLFNDDDAMEQLKIAKTSEKLIIPIILRPCLWNISPTLKDLSPLPKNQQAISTWASKESAYLEVVQEIMDIVNTEMASKPEEKSLIKNTDMPDTNYFEHGYALLIGIRYEHWSNKVRPLNGTLKDIEALNSHFTNLQKAGYKQENIIQLTEENATASNILNALDTLANKTKNDPNASVLVYYSGHGETDGTNYFLVPYDFDLSQWRKNRTFHEDKVVLSKHFAQKITEIRAKKSMIALDCCHAENIPVEKNLDALNAKFLKGFVEELDTEFNDSPVERGGAGEMKKGSGRVILTSCQANETSLDLGTNGLFTQVLLESLSGAENIRKDGWVRLIDLMNYVPAKVSEKALSKYHHQQNPVFKRIENLGAEDFIICAYNIATAKSIIVKPEPPINENIDTMTKEEIIKLIDQDIDEALDALDKVFGDSNGTYNDLANEYFERPDNFNKATYRSKLKRFVKRKM, encoded by the coding sequence ATGAGTAACAACACCTATTCCGTTTTTTATATTTATTCTGATGAAGACAATACATGGCGCAATGAATTGGAAAAGCAATTGGCTTTGTTGGTCAATGAAAAATTTATTGATACTTGGGGGAAAAACAGGATTCATGCAGGGAGAGAATGGAAAAAGGAAATTGAACGAGAACTGCAAAAAGCAGATATTGTTCTTTGTTTGATTTCTGCCAGTTTGTTCAATGACGATGATGCAATGGAGCAATTGAAAATTGCCAAAACATCTGAAAAACTTATTATTCCTATTATATTACGCCCTTGTTTATGGAATATTAGTCCAACTCTCAAAGACTTAAGCCCTTTACCCAAAAACCAACAGGCAATCAGTACTTGGGCTTCTAAAGAATCGGCTTATTTAGAAGTAGTACAAGAAATAATGGATATTGTAAATACCGAAATGGCTTCTAAACCAGAAGAAAAGTCTTTGATAAAAAACACGGATATGCCAGATACTAATTATTTTGAACATGGTTATGCACTTTTAATAGGTATTCGTTATGAGCATTGGAGCAACAAAGTAAGACCACTAAATGGCACTTTAAAAGATATTGAAGCCTTAAATTCCCATTTTACCAATCTTCAAAAAGCGGGCTACAAACAAGAAAACATTATCCAACTTACAGAAGAAAATGCTACGGCATCCAATATATTAAATGCCTTAGATACTTTGGCAAATAAAACGAAGAATGACCCCAATGCTTCTGTTCTAGTTTATTATTCGGGACATGGCGAAACAGATGGAACAAACTATTTTTTAGTTCCTTATGATTTTGATTTATCCCAATGGAGAAAAAACAGAACCTTCCATGAGGATAAAGTAGTGCTTTCTAAACACTTTGCTCAAAAAATCACTGAAATAAGAGCTAAAAAAAGTATGATTGCTTTAGACTGTTGCCATGCCGAAAACATACCTGTAGAGAAAAACTTAGATGCTCTGAACGCTAAATTTTTGAAAGGTTTTGTAGAAGAATTAGATACAGAGTTCAATGATTCGCCTGTAGAAAGAGGGGGGGCAGGAGAGATGAAGAAAGGAAGTGGTCGTGTAATCTTAACCTCTTGTCAAGCCAATGAAACTTCTTTGGATTTGGGAACAAATGGATTGTTTACCCAAGTATTATTGGAAAGCCTAAGTGGAGCAGAAAACATACGAAAAGATGGTTGGGTGAGGCTAATCGACTTAATGAACTATGTCCCTGCAAAAGTATCAGAAAAAGCGTTGAGTAAATATCATCACCAACAAAACCCAGTTTTCAAACGAATAGAAAATTTGGGTGCAGAAGACTTTATTATATGTGCTTATAATATTGCAACAGCGAAAAGCATAATTGTTAAACCTGAGCCTCCTATAAACGAAAATATAGATACAATGACCAAAGAAGAAATTATCAAACTTATTGACCAAGATATTGATGAAGCCTTAGATGCTTTAGATAAAGTCTTTGGAGACAGCAATGGTACTTACAATGACCTTGCTAACGAGTATTTTGAAAGGCCAGACAACTTCAATAAAGCAACTTACAGAAGTAAACTCAAAAGATTTGTAAAGAGAAAAATGTGA
- a CDS encoding MoxR family ATPase, protein MAEILTFNGNALENPTEKEHELGLEYYWASDELIEAVNLALALQYKRPLLLMGEPGCGKTRLAEVVAYELHGEKMQDHYFRWDIKSTTKAKDGIYQYDALKRLYHANLGDAQNKKTENIKEYIEYGKLANAFTQPQNGNKPNVLLIDEIDKADIDFPNDLLLELENKTFFIKELGKDGEIKAQSDVLVIITSNQEKELPPAFLRRCIFHFINFPEEQLAKIVEHHIESVDEDVVEKALELFSEIRENLSDTDKKPSTSELIDWFKMIDYYTQVKADKPNAENRTKTQNRLIEQLDLINTGKIPFKQVLLKTIEANQKMENDEF, encoded by the coding sequence ATGGCTGAAATATTAACTTTTAATGGCAATGCGCTTGAGAACCCAACAGAGAAAGAACATGAATTGGGCTTGGAATATTATTGGGCTTCAGATGAATTGATAGAAGCGGTGAACCTTGCCCTTGCCCTCCAATACAAACGCCCACTATTGCTGATGGGTGAACCTGGCTGTGGCAAAACACGCTTGGCGGAAGTCGTTGCTTATGAACTACATGGAGAAAAAATGCAAGATCACTATTTTCGTTGGGACATCAAATCGACCACCAAAGCCAAAGATGGGATTTACCAATACGATGCCCTAAAGCGACTCTATCATGCCAACTTGGGCGATGCACAAAATAAAAAAACGGAGAACATCAAGGAATACATCGAATACGGAAAATTGGCAAATGCGTTTACCCAGCCGCAAAATGGAAACAAGCCCAACGTTTTGTTAATTGACGAAATCGACAAGGCGGATATTGATTTTCCCAACGATTTGTTGTTGGAGTTGGAAAACAAAACTTTCTTTATCAAAGAACTCGGCAAAGATGGAGAGATAAAAGCCCAAAGCGATGTATTGGTCATCATTACGAGCAACCAAGAAAAAGAACTGCCTCCTGCATTTTTGAGGCGTTGCATTTTTCACTTTATCAATTTTCCAGAAGAACAATTGGCGAAAATTGTCGAGCATCACATCGAAAGCGTGGACGAAGATGTGGTTGAAAAAGCATTGGAACTTTTTTCTGAAATCAGGGAAAACCTCAGCGATACAGACAAAAAACCTTCTACAAGTGAATTGATTGATTGGTTCAAAATGATTGATTATTACACCCAAGTCAAAGCCGACAAGCCCAATGCTGAAAACAGAACGAAAACTCAAAATCGCTTAATCGAACAATTGGATTTAATCAATACGGGAAAAATTCCCTTCAAGCAAGTATTGTTGAAAACCATTGAAGCCAATCAAAAAATGGAGAACGATGAATTTTAG